A window of the Aeromicrobium phoceense genome harbors these coding sequences:
- the aroQ gene encoding type II 3-dehydroquinate dehydratase, whose translation MTTRRLLLVNGPNLNLLGTREPAIYGSETLADVEALVTEAATAHGYEVRALQSNHEGVLIDAIHEARHDCSGIVINPGGLTHTSVVLRDALSGVALPVAEIHVSDVMAREPFRHHSYVADVAVVHVIGEGVPGYRSATERLIAHLEGR comes from the coding sequence GTGACCACGCGCCGGCTGCTGCTCGTCAACGGGCCCAACCTGAACCTGCTCGGCACGCGCGAGCCCGCGATCTACGGCTCGGAGACCCTCGCCGACGTCGAGGCGCTCGTGACGGAGGCGGCGACCGCCCACGGCTACGAGGTGCGCGCCCTCCAGAGCAACCACGAAGGCGTGCTGATCGACGCGATCCACGAGGCCCGCCACGACTGCTCGGGCATCGTCATCAACCCCGGTGGACTCACCCACACCTCGGTCGTCCTGCGCGACGCGCTGTCGGGCGTCGCCCTCCCGGTGGCCGAGATCCACGTCTCCGACGTCATGGCGCGCGAGCCGTTCCGGCACCACTCGTACGTGGCCGACGTGGCGGTTGTGCACGTGATCGGCGAGGGCGTTCCGGGCTACCGCAGCGCCACCGAACGGCTCATCGCCCACCTCGAGGGCCGATAG